Proteins from a single region of Haloterrigena alkaliphila:
- the uvrB gene encoding excinuclease ABC subunit UvrB — translation MSDSDSRGPLQPDRPDVDRPFAVDAPFEPAGDQPEAIAQLAEGFQQGMDRQTLLGVTGSGKTNTVSWVIEEVQKPTLVIAHNKTLAAQLYEEFRNLFPENAVEYFVSYYDYYQPEAYVEQSDTYIDKDASINDEIDRLRHSATRSLLTREDVIVVASVSAIYGLGDPRNYVDMSLRLEVGEEVGRDELLKRLVDLNYERNDVDFTQGTFRVRGDTVEIYPMYGRYAVRVELWGDEIDRMVKVDPLEGKTQGDQQAVLVHPAEHYSIPETTLEDAMDEIREDLDSRISYFERKGDMIAAQRIEERTSFDLEMMQETGYCSGIENYSVYLSDRESGEAPYTLLDYFPDDFLTVVDESHVTLPQVRGQYAGDKSRKDSLVENGFRLPTAYDNRPLTFEEFQEKTNQTLYVSATPGDYEREESEQIVEQIVRPTHLVDPEIEVSPASGQIDDLMDRIDERIERDERTLVTTLTKRMAEDLTEYLEEAGVDVAYMHDETDTLERHEIIRSLRLGEIDVLVGINLLREGLDIPEVSLVAILDADQEGFLRSETTLVQTMGRAARNVNGKVVLYADDPSNAMESAIEETQRRREIQQAYNEEHGFEPTTIEKEVGETNLPGSKTETTKVSGREIEDEEEAERYIAELEDRMEEAASNLEFELAADIRDRIREVREEFELGGSGEDEGIAPPTEEF, via the coding sequence ATGAGCGATTCCGATTCTCGCGGTCCCCTCCAGCCGGATCGTCCCGACGTCGATCGGCCGTTCGCGGTCGACGCCCCCTTCGAGCCCGCGGGCGATCAGCCCGAAGCGATCGCGCAGTTAGCCGAGGGGTTCCAACAGGGCATGGACAGGCAGACCCTGCTCGGGGTGACCGGCTCCGGGAAGACCAACACCGTCTCGTGGGTGATCGAGGAGGTCCAGAAGCCGACGCTGGTGATCGCCCACAACAAGACGCTGGCGGCGCAGTTGTACGAGGAGTTCCGGAACCTCTTTCCGGAGAACGCCGTCGAGTACTTCGTCTCCTACTACGACTACTACCAGCCCGAAGCCTACGTCGAGCAGAGCGACACCTACATCGACAAGGACGCCTCGATCAACGACGAGATCGACCGCCTGCGCCACTCCGCGACGCGCTCGCTGCTCACGCGGGAAGACGTCATCGTGGTCGCGAGCGTCTCCGCCATCTACGGCCTCGGTGACCCGCGAAACTACGTCGACATGTCCCTGCGACTCGAGGTCGGCGAGGAGGTCGGTCGCGACGAACTCCTCAAGCGGCTGGTCGATCTGAACTACGAGCGCAACGACGTCGACTTCACGCAGGGCACCTTCCGCGTCCGGGGCGACACCGTCGAGATCTACCCGATGTACGGCCGCTACGCCGTCCGCGTGGAGCTGTGGGGCGACGAGATCGACCGCATGGTCAAGGTCGACCCCCTCGAGGGCAAGACCCAGGGCGACCAGCAGGCCGTGCTCGTCCACCCCGCGGAGCACTACTCGATTCCCGAGACCACGCTCGAGGACGCGATGGACGAGATCCGCGAGGACCTCGACAGTCGCATCTCCTACTTCGAGCGCAAGGGGGACATGATCGCCGCCCAGCGCATCGAAGAGCGGACGAGTTTCGACCTCGAGATGATGCAGGAGACGGGCTACTGTTCGGGCATCGAGAACTACTCGGTCTACCTCTCGGATCGGGAGTCCGGCGAGGCCCCCTACACGCTGCTGGACTACTTCCCGGACGACTTCCTGACCGTGGTCGACGAGTCCCACGTCACCCTCCCGCAGGTCCGCGGGCAGTACGCCGGCGACAAGTCCCGGAAGGACTCGCTGGTCGAGAACGGGTTCCGACTGCCCACAGCGTACGACAACCGGCCCCTCACGTTCGAGGAGTTCCAGGAGAAGACCAACCAGACGCTGTACGTCTCGGCGACGCCCGGCGACTACGAGCGCGAGGAGAGCGAGCAGATCGTCGAGCAGATCGTTCGTCCCACCCACCTCGTCGACCCCGAGATCGAGGTCTCGCCGGCCAGCGGACAGATCGACGACCTGATGGACCGCATCGACGAGCGCATCGAGCGCGACGAGCGCACCCTCGTCACCACCCTCACCAAGCGGATGGCCGAGGACCTGACCGAGTACCTCGAGGAGGCAGGCGTCGACGTGGCCTACATGCACGACGAGACGGACACCCTCGAGCGCCACGAGATCATCCGCTCGCTGCGACTGGGAGAGATCGACGTCCTCGTCGGCATCAACCTCCTGCGGGAGGGGCTGGACATCCCCGAGGTCTCGCTGGTGGCGATCTTAGACGCTGACCAGGAGGGATTCCTCCGGAGCGAAACGACGCTCGTCCAGACGATGGGACGGGCCGCCCGAAACGTCAACGGAAAGGTCGTCCTCTACGCCGACGACCCCTCGAACGCGATGGAATCGGCCATCGAGGAGACCCAGCGGCGCCGCGAGATCCAGCAAGCGTACAACGAGGAGCACGGTTTCGAACCCACCACGATCGAGAAGGAGGTCGGCGAGACCAACCTGCCCGGCAGCAAGACCGAGACCACAAAGGTCTCGGGCCGCGAGATCGAAGACGAAGAGGAGGCCGAACGCTACATCGCCGAACTCGAGGACCGCATGGAGGAGGCCGCGAGCAACCTCGAGTTCGAGTTAGCGGCCGATATCCGCGACCGCATCCGCGAAGTGCGCGAGGAGTTCGAACTCGGGGGCAGTGGCGAGGACGAGGGGATCGCGCCGCCGACCGAGGAGTTCTGA
- a CDS encoding DUF1059 domain-containing protein encodes MPYQFSCSKGNCQFMVRSSSSDEVERLVRAHVRMTHNGRIAVADIERETDRIELA; translated from the coding sequence ATGCCCTATCAATTCTCGTGTTCGAAAGGCAACTGTCAGTTCATGGTTCGCTCGAGCAGTTCCGACGAGGTGGAACGACTGGTGCGAGCGCACGTGCGGATGACCCACAACGGCCGGATCGCAGTCGCCGATATCGAACGCGAGACGGACCGCATCGAACTGGCCTGA
- a CDS encoding saccharopine dehydrogenase family protein has protein sequence MPSLLVYGSYGFVGNLIAEEAIDRGLDPILAGRDRERVREQVDELGQPGRRFSLGDPVTVATALEDVDCVLNCAGPFSNTAEALVEGCLRSETDYVDITGEIPVIEAIHDRDGEATGVGVTLLPAAALSTIPMDCLAAHLAERLPDATHLALGVDSFRVPSIGTLRTVLEGADTEDAVRRDGDLESAPTGWKTREIDFGRGQRPAVTMPMGDISTAHYTTGIPNVEMYAVMPQPARLALRSHRYLSPLFESKPVRWTLKQLVGVRDGPSERARERGSAYVWGEARVERGDEEADRDGEGGADGADGKGGERVVSRLVTPDPYVVTVDGAVTVAERVLADDADAGFQTPAGAFGPELVFELEGVEGFFDEETPEGASPVNPLLQ, from the coding sequence ATGCCCTCGCTGCTCGTCTACGGCTCGTACGGCTTCGTCGGGAACCTGATCGCCGAGGAGGCGATCGACCGCGGGTTGGACCCGATCCTCGCCGGCCGCGACCGCGAACGGGTCCGCGAACAGGTCGACGAACTGGGCCAGCCGGGCCGACGCTTCTCGCTCGGGGACCCCGTAACCGTCGCGACGGCCCTCGAGGACGTCGACTGCGTCCTCAACTGCGCGGGACCGTTCTCGAACACCGCCGAAGCGCTCGTCGAGGGCTGTCTGCGAAGCGAGACGGACTACGTCGACATCACCGGCGAGATTCCGGTCATCGAGGCGATCCACGACCGCGACGGCGAGGCGACCGGCGTCGGCGTCACGCTGCTACCGGCGGCCGCCCTCTCGACGATTCCGATGGACTGTCTGGCCGCCCACCTCGCCGAGCGATTGCCGGACGCGACACACCTCGCGCTCGGCGTCGACTCGTTCCGCGTGCCCTCGATCGGGACGCTCCGGACGGTGCTCGAGGGGGCCGACACCGAGGATGCCGTCCGCCGCGACGGCGACCTCGAGAGCGCACCCACGGGGTGGAAGACGCGCGAGATCGATTTCGGCCGCGGCCAGCGGCCGGCAGTGACGATGCCGATGGGCGATATCTCGACGGCCCACTACACGACCGGAATCCCGAACGTCGAGATGTACGCGGTGATGCCCCAGCCCGCTCGCCTCGCGCTACGGTCGCATCGCTACCTCTCGCCGCTGTTCGAGTCGAAACCGGTGCGCTGGACGCTGAAACAGCTGGTCGGCGTCCGCGACGGCCCCTCCGAGCGGGCGCGCGAACGAGGGTCGGCGTACGTCTGGGGCGAGGCGCGCGTCGAACGCGGAGACGAGGAAGCCGACCGAGACGGCGAAGGCGGCGCGGACGGTGCAGACGGTAAGGGCGGCGAGCGCGTCGTCTCCCGGCTGGTAACGCCCGATCCGTACGTCGTCACCGTCGACGGCGCGGTGACGGTCGCCGAGCGAGTGCTCGCGGACGACGCCGACGCCGGGTTCCAGACGCCCGCCGGCGCGTTCGGACCGGAATTGGTCTTCGAACTCGAGGGCGTGGAAGGCTTCTTCGACGAGGAGACGCCGGAGGGTGCGTCACCGGTGAACCCGCTGCTCCAGTGA
- a CDS encoding DUF7553 family protein encodes MTEQLQQARDDLEEAAKSADDDVRGDIRETTDAFADYVMSDSAPDHAILDERLNTLRQVREQADGNTRDKVEEAIEEVEDYREQVDQA; translated from the coding sequence ATGACAGAGCAACTCCAGCAGGCCCGCGACGACCTCGAGGAAGCGGCGAAGTCGGCCGACGACGACGTCCGCGGCGACATTCGCGAGACGACCGACGCGTTCGCCGACTACGTGATGAGCGACAGCGCACCCGATCACGCGATTCTGGACGAGCGGCTCAACACCCTCCGGCAGGTCCGCGAGCAAGCCGACGGCAACACGCGAGACAAGGTCGAGGAGGCGATCGAGGAAGTCGAGGACTACCGCGAACAGGTCGATCAGGCCTGA
- a CDS encoding ORC1-type DNA replication protein: MVDDPDEGMLSWDESVFRNEHVFEIDYVPETFKHREGQTQSLTYALRPAVRGSRPLNVVVRGPPGTGKTTAIQKLFDEVGAQTSDVRTIRVNCQVNATRYSVFSRLFEGTFDYEPPSSGISFKKLFGQIAEKLVEEDRVLVVALDDVNYLFYENEASDTLYSLLRAHEEYPGAKIGVVVVSSDPALNVIDELDSRVQSVFRPEDVYFPVYDQPEIVDILDERVQRGFHDGVISRETLEHVAELTADSGDLRVGIDLLRRAGLNAEMRASRTVEMEDVEDAYEKSKYINLSRSLSGLTDTEQALLEVIAHNDGEQAGDVYDAFHEQTDLGYTRYSEIVNKLDQLGLIDADYAEVDGRGRSRSLTLSYEKDAVLDRLE, translated from the coding sequence ATGGTGGACGACCCCGACGAGGGGATGTTGTCGTGGGACGAATCCGTGTTCAGGAACGAGCACGTCTTCGAAATCGACTACGTCCCCGAGACGTTCAAGCACCGCGAGGGCCAGACCCAGAGCCTGACGTACGCGCTTCGGCCGGCGGTGCGCGGGTCGCGACCGCTGAACGTCGTGGTCCGCGGACCGCCCGGCACCGGGAAGACCACGGCCATTCAGAAACTGTTCGACGAGGTGGGCGCCCAGACCAGCGACGTCCGCACGATCCGCGTCAACTGTCAGGTCAACGCGACGCGCTACTCGGTGTTCTCGCGGCTGTTCGAGGGGACGTTCGACTACGAACCGCCCTCCTCGGGGATCTCGTTCAAGAAGCTGTTCGGCCAGATCGCCGAGAAACTCGTCGAGGAGGACCGCGTCCTCGTCGTCGCGCTGGACGACGTCAACTACCTCTTCTACGAAAATGAGGCTTCGGACACGCTGTACTCGCTGTTGCGAGCCCACGAGGAGTACCCCGGCGCCAAGATCGGCGTCGTCGTCGTCTCCTCCGATCCCGCCCTGAACGTCATCGACGAACTCGACTCGCGGGTCCAGAGCGTCTTCCGGCCCGAAGACGTCTACTTCCCCGTCTACGATCAGCCCGAGATCGTCGACATCCTCGACGAACGCGTCCAGCGGGGCTTCCACGACGGCGTCATCTCCCGGGAGACCCTCGAGCACGTCGCCGAACTCACGGCCGACAGCGGCGACCTCCGGGTCGGGATCGACCTGCTGCGCCGGGCCGGGCTGAACGCCGAGATGCGCGCCAGCCGCACCGTCGAGATGGAGGACGTCGAAGACGCCTACGAGAAGTCCAAGTACATCAACCTCTCGCGCTCGCTGTCGGGGCTGACCGACACCGAGCAGGCGCTACTCGAGGTGATCGCCCACAACGACGGTGAACAGGCCGGCGACGTCTACGACGCCTTCCACGAACAGACCGACCTCGGCTACACGCGCTACTCCGAGATCGTCAACAAACTCGACCAGTTGGGGCTGATCGACGCCGACTACGCCGAGGTCGACGGCCGCGGACGCTCGCGGTCGCTGACGCTGTCCTACGAGAAGGACGCGGTGCTCGATCGACTCGAGTAA